Part of the bacterium genome, TTCCGTGAAGATCTATACTACCGGCTGCATATCATACCCATTTTTCTGCCGCCCTTGCGTGATCGCCGCGAGGACATACCGTTGCTCAGCGCCCATTTTCTTCGCCGCATTGGACGTCAGCTGGGCCGGACGGATCTGAAATTGGAGGACAGCGCCCTAGCTGCGCTGTGCGACTATGCCTGGCCGGGCAATGTGCGCGAACTGGAAAATGTGCTCGAACGTGCGGCGGTGATGGCTGAAACTGATTCCATCACCGCCGGCGACCTGCCGGTGCCGGCCTCCTTTGACCACGCAGAAGCGAAAGCGCCGTTGGACGACCTCCTCGCCCGGGTGGAGAGACAAGAGATCGAGTCGGCATGGCAACGATTGCAGGCGCAATCCGATTCGCTCAGCCGGCTGATCACGCCGCTCAAAGCGCAATCCCTATTGACTTTTTTCGAACGCCGTCGTCTGACGGCCTGGTTGGCAGACGCGCAACAGATCTCGGACCGTCTGGAACAAACCGCGGCCGACCGCAATGAGGCCAGACGGCTGCAGGATGTTCTCAGCCGCCGCCTGGACAGCCTCTATACCGCCTCCCTGGATTCCATCAGTCTGCAGTTGAAAAAAACGAACGGGATCTCGCCCGGGGAAAAGAAGCGTCTGCTGGAGCAAATGGCGTTGTGGCAGGCAAAGCGTCTCAGCCTGCAGAGCCTGGCTGCGCCGGAGACGAATCCCGTGGCTTCTCCGCTGCTGGTGGAGAGTGATGATCTGCCGGAGGACATTGAACGAAAGGCCGATTATCTGCGCGACCGGTCGGACCAACTGCGCAGCCAGGCCGGCCGGGTGGGCGACCGCGTCCGTCAGGTGCAGAAAGAGATCGCTCTGCGCCGCCGCATGGCCGATATGGTCAGCGATATGCGCGTGTTCGACGCCCGGGATGAGACCGCGCGCGCCGGCTCCACGGTTGATGCCGTGGCGCCGGGCCGCGACGTGGAAACCACGGTGGGCAACAAAGCAGGCTCTTACCCATCCACCGCGTTTAGTCTGCAGCCGCCCGCTGAACTGCTCCTCAATTATGATTTTCGCAACCTGCCGGCGTACAGCCTGGACGGCTACCAGGAGCTGCTGGAAGTGGAGGCGCAGAGATTGAAGCGTCAGGCCGACAGTCTGGCCGCTCTGGCGCACACGTTCGATCAGCAGGCGCAGCAGCTGCGTTCCACCCTAATCAAGCAGCCCCAATGATGAACCGGTGCAAGTCAGTAACCCTTTCGCTGCTGCTTTTGTGCGCGGCCTGCAGCCCGCTCTCCGCTCAATCAAATTGGCGTATGGCTCATCGCGTTCAGCTGGGCTACGAGCAGGATTCCAACGTCGCCGAAGCCGTGCAGGGCGCGGTTCGGGCTGAGAACCTACGGCTGTTGTACGACCTCCAGGTCCGCCGCCGCGGTCTGTCCTTTTCCTATCGAGCCGGTGCGCAGGTCTATCCGGATTATTCCAGCGAGAACAAATTGGCGCACGAGATCAGCGTCGCCTTCTCGCAGCCCCTGAGCGCCAGGGCAGAGCTGGGCGCCCAGCTGTGGAGCAGGTTCAAGTTTTTTCTCGAATCCGAGCAGGACCTGATCTGTGGATTCCTGCAGCCCTTTGTGCGCTACCGGTTGAACTCAGCCACCTGGTTCGAGATCGGCTTTCGTCAGGAGGCGCTGGACTATGCGAATTCGGATTACTTTGACTATGCCGGCCCCGGTCTTTCCCTGCAGCTGTATCGCCGGATCGCCTCCGGGTGGACGCTGTCGCCGTTGATCGCCTGGCAGCGGAACGTTTTTCAGCGCAGCTCCTACGCCTATGCGCCGAACGGCTCCTATCTTTTCCTTCAGCCTGACCGGCAGGAGGACGGACTGATGGCCGCAGGCCTGCACAGCGAATGGATGTGGCGCAGCTTGTTGATAACCTGTCAATACAAGTTTGAGAGTAACCATTCTAACAGCTATGGTTACGATTACCGCCGCCACGTGTTGACGGCACTGTTCGTTCAGGGATGGCGGCAGTGGTTCTTCCGCGGCTATTTCTCCTGGCAGAAGAAAAACTATCCCAATGCCCTGCGGCCCTTTTTGCCCGTGCAGTTGGACACCGAGCAGGAGGAGAACAACTTTATCGCTGTGGATGTTTCCCGCAATCTGTATAAACGGCTCGCGCTGGTCGGGCGCATCGCCTGGTATCAGAACGAATCGCCGTGGGCGGATCTCTATTATCGCAAGCGCCTGCTGCAGGCTATGCTGGAATGGCGGTTCTAGCGGGTCGGTCGTTGCGGGGCTATATCGTTTTGCG contains:
- a CDS encoding sigma-54-dependent Fis family transcriptional regulator, producing the protein MTPMQALIIDDNETMREAMAQILARLPISVVQAADGESALAALAERPFDLVVTDYRLPGMNGLQVLQEIKARCPATEVLVITAYGTIDLAVQAMHYGAADFITKPFSQEEFRLRIQKMVQKIRGDRQMEQPADAAGRPAQETDPNHPFAEIIGESECMHELYRTLAKVARTDSSVILYGESGVGKEVVARAIHAASDRNAHAFIRVHCGALAEGVLESELFGHEKGAFTGALKRKRGRFELAHNGTIFLDEIGDISASTQIKLLRVLQEREFERVGGEETVTVNVRVIAATHRDLEKLVHQGRFREDLYYRLHIIPIFLPPLRDRREDIPLLSAHFLRRIGRQLGRTDLKLEDSALAALCDYAWPGNVRELENVLERAAVMAETDSITAGDLPVPASFDHAEAKAPLDDLLARVERQEIESAWQRLQAQSDSLSRLITPLKAQSLLTFFERRRLTAWLADAQQISDRLEQTAADRNEARRLQDVLSRRLDSLYTASLDSISLQLKKTNGISPGEKKRLLEQMALWQAKRLSLQSLAAPETNPVASPLLVESDDLPEDIERKADYLRDRSDQLRSQAGRVGDRVRQVQKEIALRRRMADMVSDMRVFDARDETARAGSTVDAVAPGRDVETTVGNKAGSYPSTAFSLQPPAELLLNYDFRNLPAYSLDGYQELLEVEAQRLKRQADSLAALAHTFDQQAQQLRSTLIKQPQ